Proteins co-encoded in one Marinobacter gudaonensis genomic window:
- the secD gene encoding protein translocase subunit SecD, with translation MLNKYPLWKNLVILVALVIGFIYALPNLFPDDYAIQITGARSSTEVNAGVLDRAVDVLEKQGIEVKSSSLQERDALIRLTTSDDQLRARPLVQAALGNEYLVALNMAASTPDWLRSLGAGPMKLGLDLRGGVHFLLEVDMETAVAQRLEAMSGQIKRELREERIRYRGGDVQDNREIVLSFRDEASRAEAFDLVRNQYNEFLLDEQTQGDEYLLVLTLSEAEISAIQDYALEQNLTTIRNRVNELGVAEPLVQQQGADRIIVELPGVQDTAQAKRVLGATANLEFRMEARQDAPSSETEEFSFRDQPQRTARLEQEVIATGNNVANAQQAFDENGQPQVNITMDSVGGDLMNRATRNAIGRRMAVLFIEYRTETETRMVDGEPREFENRVVEKGIISLATVQSALGSSFRITGLDSIPEAAELALLLRAGALAAPMYFVQERTIGPSLGQKNIDAGMMSVALGFGLVLLYMLVYYRGFGLIANIALTLNLMLLVACMSILSATLTLPGIAGIVLTVGMAVDANVLIFERIKEELKAGVPPQTAISAGYSRAFVSIFDANITTLLVAVILFAMGSGPVKGFAVTLCIGILTSMFSGLMVSRSIVNLVYGGRRVEKLSIGGKLANV, from the coding sequence ATGCTGAACAAGTATCCGCTCTGGAAAAACCTGGTTATCCTGGTCGCGCTCGTGATCGGGTTTATTTACGCCTTGCCCAACCTCTTCCCCGACGACTACGCCATTCAGATCACCGGCGCCCGCAGCAGTACCGAAGTCAATGCCGGTGTGCTCGACAGGGCGGTGGATGTGCTTGAAAAGCAGGGAATTGAAGTCAAAAGCAGTTCCCTGCAGGAGCGGGATGCCCTGATCCGCCTCACCACCTCCGACGATCAGTTGCGGGCCCGCCCCCTGGTTCAGGCCGCCCTGGGTAACGAATATCTGGTGGCGCTGAACATGGCTGCCTCCACGCCGGATTGGCTGCGGAGCCTTGGCGCCGGCCCCATGAAGCTGGGTCTTGATCTTCGCGGTGGGGTTCACTTCCTGCTGGAAGTGGATATGGAAACGGCGGTAGCCCAGCGTCTTGAAGCGATGTCCGGGCAGATCAAACGTGAATTGAGGGAAGAGCGGATCCGGTATCGCGGCGGCGATGTCCAGGATAACCGAGAAATCGTTCTCAGCTTCCGGGACGAAGCCTCCCGGGCAGAAGCCTTTGATCTGGTGCGTAACCAGTACAACGAATTCCTGCTGGATGAGCAGACCCAGGGCGACGAGTACCTTCTTGTGCTTACTCTGTCGGAAGCCGAGATTTCCGCCATTCAGGACTACGCCCTGGAGCAGAACCTGACCACCATCCGTAACCGTGTAAACGAGCTGGGTGTTGCCGAGCCACTGGTGCAGCAGCAGGGTGCGGACAGGATTATCGTCGAACTGCCCGGCGTGCAGGATACGGCGCAGGCCAAGCGTGTTCTTGGTGCCACGGCCAACCTCGAGTTCCGTATGGAGGCACGTCAGGACGCGCCGAGCAGTGAGACGGAAGAGTTCAGTTTCCGCGACCAGCCACAGCGTACCGCCCGGCTCGAGCAGGAAGTCATCGCCACTGGTAACAACGTGGCCAACGCCCAGCAGGCGTTTGACGAAAACGGCCAGCCCCAGGTGAATATCACCATGGATTCGGTGGGTGGCGACCTGATGAATAGAGCTACCCGTAACGCCATCGGTCGTCGTATGGCGGTTCTGTTCATTGAATACCGGACCGAGACCGAGACGCGAATGGTGGATGGCGAACCCCGGGAATTTGAGAACCGGGTCGTCGAGAAGGGCATCATTAGTCTTGCCACGGTTCAGTCAGCGCTGGGCAGCAGCTTCCGGATAACGGGTCTGGACTCCATCCCCGAGGCCGCAGAACTTGCTCTGCTGCTGAGGGCAGGCGCCCTGGCGGCACCGATGTACTTTGTCCAGGAGCGCACCATTGGTCCTAGCCTGGGTCAGAAGAACATTGATGCAGGAATGATGTCGGTTGCCCTCGGCTTTGGTCTGGTGTTGCTCTACATGCTGGTCTACTACCGTGGGTTTGGCCTGATTGCCAACATCGCACTTACCCTCAACCTGATGTTGCTGGTGGCGTGCATGTCGATTCTTTCCGCCACACTCACGCTGCCGGGTATTGCGGGGATCGTGCTCACCGTGGGTATGGCCGTGGACGCCAACGTGCTGATTTTCGAGCGCATAAAAGAAGAGTTGAAGGCCGGGGTTCCGCCCCAGACAGCCATCAGCGCCGGTTACTCCCGCGCATTCGTCTCCATCTTTGATGCCAACATCACCACGCTGCTGGTGGCAGTAATCCTGTTTGCCATGGGCTCTGGCCCCGTGAAAGGCTTCGCGGTGACCCTGTGTATCGGTATCCTCACCTCGATGTTCTCCGGCCTGATGGTCAGCCGCAGCATCGTCAACCTTGTATACGGCGGCCGCAGGGTCGAGAAACTGTCGATCGGAGGAAAGCTCGCCAATGTCTGA
- the secF gene encoding protein translocase subunit SecF, giving the protein MSEDQKQPFDFMGLRKIASGLSITLIVISIALLATRGLNLGMDFTGGTSVEFEYAEAPELDDIRNRLDSAGYEQFSVQNFGADTTVLVRMAEADNDKLAPEVTRILKEGGVDLELVSSEFVGSQVGEQLKEDSGLGLLIALAVVLIYVGMRFQFKFGIASVVPLAHDVIIVLGVFALFQWTFDLTVLAALLAVIGYSLNDTIVVADRIRENFRKMRVGEPWDIINESIHQTIARTINTSGTTLVVLLALYLLGGEAINNFALALIIGVVVGTYSSIYVSANLLMVMGVTREDLIVPPKEGVGDPDQEEQPPEWLNRM; this is encoded by the coding sequence ATGTCTGAAGATCAGAAGCAACCGTTTGATTTTATGGGGCTCCGGAAGATTGCTTCCGGCCTTTCCATAACCCTGATCGTTATTTCCATAGCCCTGCTGGCCACCCGTGGTCTGAACCTGGGCATGGACTTTACCGGGGGTACCTCGGTGGAATTCGAATACGCCGAGGCGCCCGAGCTGGACGACATCCGTAACAGGCTGGACAGTGCAGGCTACGAGCAGTTCTCCGTTCAGAATTTCGGCGCCGACACAACAGTATTGGTCCGGATGGCCGAGGCCGACAACGACAAGCTGGCACCGGAGGTGACGCGAATCCTCAAGGAGGGTGGCGTAGACCTTGAACTGGTGAGCTCCGAGTTTGTCGGCTCTCAGGTCGGTGAGCAGCTGAAGGAAGACAGCGGCCTGGGCCTGCTGATTGCCCTTGCCGTGGTACTGATTTACGTGGGCATGCGGTTCCAGTTCAAGTTCGGTATCGCGTCGGTAGTGCCGCTGGCTCACGACGTCATCATCGTGCTGGGTGTGTTTGCCCTGTTCCAGTGGACGTTTGACCTGACGGTACTCGCCGCCCTGCTTGCGGTTATCGGCTACTCCCTGAACGATACCATCGTGGTCGCGGACCGCATTCGGGAGAATTTCCGGAAGATGCGGGTGGGCGAGCCCTGGGACATCATTAACGAATCCATCCACCAGACCATTGCCCGGACCATCAACACATCCGGTACAACGTTGGTGGTTCTGCTGGCCCTGTATCTGCTCGGTGGAGAGGCCATCAACAACTTCGCGTTGGCGCTGATCATCGGTGTTGTGGTGGGTACCTATTCCTCCATTTACGTGTCTGCCAACCTGTTGATGGTGATGGGTGTGACCCGCGAAGACCTGATTGTCCCGCCCAAGGAGGGCGTAGGCGATCCGGACCAGGAAGAGCAGCCCCCGGAATGGCTTAACCGGATGTAA
- a CDS encoding inositol monophosphatase family protein: protein MQPAIKMALRVARQGSDYLKAHFERQEPTGKDDADRRRQLERVEQSIYDNFVEQLEKAYKDHSIAPLNEANAGDSEKSWHVFPVLGRENFLRGIPEFALALCQKRNNRTENLLIVNPVTGEEYSASRGHGAALNSRRVRTSEIKLTEKAAIATNVLDQARRSDDPLLWGEMAATLARDSGMFRTSGCVVLDVARVSAGLMDAAIIFRPEPAELDLGVTLAMESGALTGDFSGNPSTAGARQLVVANPKLFREVLKVLHPFRGRLPR from the coding sequence ATGCAACCAGCGATTAAAATGGCCCTGCGCGTTGCGCGTCAGGGGTCTGACTACCTGAAAGCCCATTTCGAGCGCCAGGAACCCACCGGCAAGGACGACGCAGACCGTCGCCGCCAGCTGGAACGGGTTGAGCAGTCCATCTACGACAACTTCGTCGAACAGCTGGAGAAGGCCTACAAGGACCACAGCATTGCACCTCTGAACGAAGCCAATGCGGGCGACAGTGAAAAAAGCTGGCACGTTTTTCCGGTACTGGGACGCGAGAACTTTCTCCGGGGCATTCCCGAGTTTGCCCTGGCCCTGTGCCAGAAGCGCAACAATCGGACCGAGAACCTGTTGATCGTCAATCCGGTTACAGGCGAGGAATACTCTGCCAGCCGTGGCCACGGGGCCGCCCTGAACAGCCGGCGTGTTCGCACCTCTGAGATCAAACTGACCGAGAAAGCCGCCATTGCCACTAACGTTCTGGATCAGGCTCGCAGGAGTGATGATCCGTTGCTCTGGGGCGAGATGGCAGCCACCCTGGCGCGGGATTCCGGTATGTTCCGCACCTCAGGCTGCGTGGTTCTGGACGTTGCCCGCGTGTCTGCAGGCCTGATGGATGCAGCCATTATTTTCCGGCCGGAGCCCGCTGAGCTGGATCTGGGCGTTACCCTGGCGATGGAATCTGGCGCCCTTACCGGTGATTTCTCCGGCAATCCGTCTACCGCCGGTGCCCGCCAACTGGTTGTCGCCAACCCGAAACTGTTCCGGGAAGTCCTTAAGGTTCTGCACCCGTTCCGGGGCCGCCTGCCGCGCTGA
- the trmJ gene encoding tRNA (cytosine(32)/uridine(32)-2'-O)-methyltransferase TrmJ: MHKSALPQEGTETFQDQIRIVLVETSHSGNIGAVARAMKNMGLGNLWLVRPASFPDEASYARAAGAADVLDHARVVSSLEEALADCVLVMGTSARGRKVPWPVCAPPEAAVAAADHAGSGPVALVFGRENSGLTNDELQRCHYHIHIPSNPDYSSLNLAMAVQVMCYELRMHYLRSLEDGQASPYLKPMARPGDEGWDVPPARVDEVEGFFGHLEQVLIDVDFHRRENPRQLMTRLRRLFQRARLDQMEINILRGILTAVQKAAGARGNSKSTEAGSTVAGQDNGDV, translated from the coding sequence ATGCATAAAAGCGCACTGCCACAGGAAGGAACCGAAACCTTCCAGGACCAGATCCGCATTGTTCTGGTTGAAACGTCCCATTCCGGCAACATAGGCGCAGTGGCCCGCGCCATGAAAAACATGGGGCTGGGCAATCTCTGGCTGGTTCGCCCTGCATCCTTTCCCGATGAGGCCTCCTATGCCCGGGCAGCCGGCGCTGCAGACGTGCTGGATCACGCCAGGGTGGTGTCGTCGCTGGAAGAGGCGTTAGCAGACTGCGTACTGGTTATGGGCACCAGCGCCCGGGGCAGGAAGGTGCCCTGGCCCGTGTGTGCACCGCCGGAAGCCGCGGTGGCCGCGGCAGACCATGCCGGCAGCGGCCCGGTGGCGCTGGTTTTCGGGCGGGAGAATAGTGGCCTCACCAATGACGAGCTTCAGCGGTGTCATTACCACATTCATATACCATCTAACCCGGACTACAGTTCCCTGAACCTGGCCATGGCTGTCCAGGTCATGTGCTACGAATTGCGCATGCATTATCTGAGGAGCCTTGAAGATGGTCAGGCCAGCCCATACTTAAAGCCGATGGCGCGCCCCGGAGACGAAGGCTGGGATGTGCCGCCTGCGAGGGTTGACGAAGTGGAAGGTTTCTTTGGCCATCTGGAGCAGGTGCTGATCGATGTGGATTTCCACCGCCGGGAAAACCCCAGGCAGCTTATGACCCGCTTGCGGAGGCTGTTTCAGAGAGCCAGACTGGATCAGATGGAAATCAATATACTCCGCGGCATCCTGACCGCCGTTCAGAAAGCGGCTGGTGCGCGGGGCAACAGTAAATCAACCGAGGCCGGAAGCACGGTTGCGGGACAGGACAATGGCGATGTTTGA
- the cysE gene encoding serine O-acetyltransferase, which produces MFERLREDVNSVFHRDPAARNTFEVLTNYPGLHALLFHRFSHWLWRLGLKWLARTISTIARWLTGIEIHPGATIGRRFFIDHGMGVVIGETTVIGDDVTLYQGVTLGGTSWNKGKRHPTIGNNVVVGAGAKILGPFEVGEGAKIGSNSVVTKAVPAGATVVGIPGRVVVKRKGEDDVRRKEMEERMGFDAYGVTEEMPDPVARAMRSLLDHMHVVDDRIENMCKALRKVNSEYQNGKLPPLQEEDFDCVRDDDEVRR; this is translated from the coding sequence ATGTTTGAGCGTTTGCGGGAAGACGTTAACAGTGTGTTTCACCGCGATCCGGCGGCCCGGAACACGTTCGAGGTGCTGACCAACTACCCGGGTCTGCACGCGTTGCTTTTCCACCGGTTTTCTCACTGGCTCTGGCGGCTGGGACTGAAATGGCTGGCGCGTACGATTTCGACCATTGCGCGGTGGCTGACGGGGATAGAAATTCATCCCGGCGCGACCATCGGGCGAAGATTCTTTATCGACCACGGAATGGGGGTCGTAATCGGCGAGACCACGGTCATTGGTGACGACGTCACCCTGTATCAGGGTGTGACGCTTGGCGGCACCAGTTGGAACAAGGGTAAGCGGCATCCCACTATTGGTAATAACGTGGTGGTGGGGGCCGGTGCCAAGATTCTGGGGCCATTTGAGGTTGGCGAGGGTGCCAAGATCGGATCCAATTCGGTGGTTACCAAGGCGGTACCTGCTGGAGCCACGGTGGTTGGTATCCCGGGACGCGTGGTGGTGAAGCGCAAGGGCGAGGACGATGTCCGGCGCAAGGAAATGGAAGAGCGGATGGGTTTCGATGCCTACGGCGTAACCGAGGAGATGCCGGACCCGGTGGCTCGGGCGATGCGTTCGCTGCTTGACCATATGCATGTGGTGGATGATCGCATCGAGAATATGTGCAAGGCCCTGAGGAAAGTGAACAGCGAGTACCAGAATGGCAAGCTTCCGCCCCTGCAGGAAGAGGATTTCGACTGCGTGAGGGACGACGATGAGGTGCGTCGGTGA
- the iscR gene encoding Fe-S cluster assembly transcriptional regulator IscR, whose amino-acid sequence MKLTTKGRYAVTAMLDLALHGDQGPVSLADISARQEISLSYLEQLFSRLRRQKLVTSIRGPGGGYRLSRPATDVYIAEVVDAVSESLDTTRCGNKGDCQNGEKCLTHHLWSDLSDQIHQFLSEISLGDLMKKHEIREVADRQNRRQSDDGCETINTERLSDQAPA is encoded by the coding sequence ATGAAGTTGACCACCAAAGGCCGCTATGCCGTCACGGCTATGCTTGACCTGGCTCTGCACGGAGATCAGGGGCCGGTGAGTCTGGCTGACATCTCGGCCCGGCAGGAAATTTCTCTGTCCTATCTGGAACAACTCTTCTCCCGCCTGCGCAGGCAGAAGCTGGTCACCAGCATTCGGGGGCCGGGCGGAGGTTATCGCCTCAGCCGACCGGCAACCGACGTCTACATAGCGGAAGTGGTCGATGCGGTTAGCGAATCCCTCGATACCACCCGCTGCGGTAACAAGGGTGACTGCCAGAATGGCGAGAAGTGCCTCACCCACCACCTCTGGTCCGATCTGAGCGATCAGATTCATCAGTTTCTCAGCGAAATCAGCCTGGGAGACTTGATGAAGAAACATGAAATTCGCGAAGTTGCGGACCGGCAGAATCGCCGCCAGTCTGACGACGGTTGCGAAACAATCAACACCGAACGCCTGTCCGATCAGGCGCCGGCCTGA
- a CDS encoding IscS subfamily cysteine desulfurase yields the protein MKKPVYLDYAATTPVDPAVADEMVKYLTLEGVFGNPASRSHAYGWQAEAAVESARKQVASLIHADPREIVWTSGATESDNLAIKGAVANAVNPHIVTSKIEHKAVLDTCKWLEQNGVEVTWLDPQPDGTIQPQQVFEAVRDNTTLVTLMLVNNELGTVTDVATIGEELRRRGVLFHVDAAQAAGKLPVDVTTMPVDLMSLSGHKVYGPKGVGALYVRRSPDVRIEAQIHGGGHERGMRSGTLPTHQIVGMGAAFALAQAQLDEEISRLEALRVAFLAGLEHLEGVSLNGSREHRVPGLVNLSFEGVEAESLMLGLRDLAVSSGSACASATVEPSYVLRGIGLDDEQAHRALRFSLGRFTTPEEVAFATSQIVDVVSRLRAVR from the coding sequence ATGAAAAAGCCCGTCTATCTGGATTACGCGGCTACGACGCCCGTTGATCCCGCCGTTGCAGATGAAATGGTCAAATACCTCACCCTGGAAGGTGTTTTCGGCAACCCAGCGTCTCGCTCCCACGCGTACGGGTGGCAGGCTGAGGCAGCCGTCGAGTCAGCCCGGAAGCAGGTCGCGAGCCTGATCCATGCTGACCCGAGAGAGATTGTCTGGACCTCGGGGGCGACGGAATCCGACAACCTGGCCATCAAGGGTGCGGTTGCCAACGCAGTGAATCCCCACATCGTGACGTCGAAGATCGAACATAAGGCCGTGCTGGATACCTGCAAATGGTTGGAGCAGAACGGCGTGGAGGTAACGTGGCTGGATCCGCAGCCAGACGGCACCATCCAGCCACAGCAGGTGTTCGAGGCAGTCCGGGACAACACCACGCTGGTTACACTGATGCTCGTCAACAACGAATTGGGGACGGTGACGGATGTTGCCACCATTGGTGAAGAGCTACGTCGGCGTGGCGTGCTTTTTCACGTCGATGCCGCGCAGGCTGCGGGCAAGCTGCCGGTTGATGTGACCACCATGCCGGTGGATCTGATGTCGCTGTCGGGCCACAAGGTGTATGGCCCGAAAGGGGTGGGCGCCCTTTACGTGCGCCGATCGCCGGATGTACGCATCGAGGCCCAGATTCACGGCGGCGGGCACGAAAGGGGGATGCGCTCGGGCACCCTGCCCACGCACCAGATCGTGGGCATGGGCGCGGCCTTCGCGTTGGCCCAGGCACAGCTGGACGAAGAAATTTCCAGGCTGGAGGCGCTTCGGGTGGCGTTTCTTGCCGGGCTGGAACACCTTGAGGGTGTTAGCTTGAATGGCAGCCGGGAACATCGAGTGCCGGGTCTGGTCAATCTTTCCTTTGAGGGCGTTGAGGCGGAATCCTTGATGCTGGGCCTTCGGGACCTCGCGGTCTCTTCCGGCTCCGCCTGCGCCTCCGCTACGGTTGAGCCTTCCTATGTGCTTCGGGGCATTGGTCTTGACGATGAGCAGGCCCACCGAGCCCTGCGTTTTTCCCTGGGTCGATTCACTACGCCGGAAGAGGTGGCGTTCGCCACCTCGCAAATTGTTGATGTTGTTAGCCGGCTTCGCGCTGTGCGGTAG
- the ndk gene encoding nucleoside-diphosphate kinase — MATERTLSIIKPDAVAKNVIGEIYSRFEKAGLNIVAAKMMHLTQEQAEGFYAEHKERPFFNDLVAFMTSGPVVVQVLEGEGAILKNRDLMGATNPKEAEAGTIRADFASSIDANAVHGSDSAASAEREIAYFFNDDEICPRG; from the coding sequence ATGGCAACTGAGCGCACGCTCTCTATTATCAAGCCCGATGCTGTAGCCAAAAACGTAATCGGCGAAATCTACAGCCGCTTCGAGAAAGCTGGCCTGAACATCGTTGCGGCCAAGATGATGCACCTGACCCAGGAGCAGGCGGAGGGCTTCTACGCGGAGCACAAGGAACGGCCTTTCTTCAACGACCTGGTTGCCTTCATGACCTCTGGTCCCGTGGTGGTTCAGGTTCTGGAAGGCGAGGGCGCCATTCTGAAAAATCGTGACCTGATGGGTGCAACCAACCCGAAGGAAGCTGAAGCCGGCACCATCCGTGCGGATTTTGCCTCCTCCATTGACGCCAACGCGGTTCACGGTTCCGACTCCGCTGCGTCTGCCGAGCGCGAGATCGCCTACTTTTTCAACGACGACGAGATCTGTCCGCGGGGCTGA
- the rlmN gene encoding 23S rRNA (adenine(2503)-C(2))-methyltransferase RlmN — translation MTAAAEKTNLLGMPKAKLEAFFESLGEKRFRATQILQWIHQRGVDDFDQMTNVSKALREKLKQVAEIRGPEVVYDETSKDGTRKWVMRMDNGNSVETVLIPDGERGTLCVSSQIGCSLDCTFCSTGKRGFNRNLTAAEVIGQVWVARKAFMPFEPGPDRPITNVVMMGMGEPLLNFENVVDAMNLMMEDLAYGISKRRVTLSTSGVVPALDRLSEVTDVSLAISLHAPNDELRNKLVPLNKKYPISELLAATKRYFARLPDKRKATIEYTVIEGVNDQPEHARELAVLLRDLPCKINLIPFNPFPESDFRRPSMNATRRFQAVLNEAGYITTIRTTRGDDIDAACGQLVGRVEDRTRRSQRYIQVQQVNP, via the coding sequence ATGACAGCGGCCGCTGAAAAAACCAACCTTCTGGGAATGCCGAAAGCAAAGCTCGAGGCTTTCTTCGAGTCCCTGGGGGAGAAGCGTTTCCGTGCCACCCAGATCCTGCAATGGATCCACCAGCGCGGTGTCGATGACTTCGATCAAATGACCAATGTCAGTAAGGCGCTGCGTGAGAAGCTCAAGCAGGTGGCTGAAATTCGGGGGCCCGAGGTGGTCTACGACGAAACGTCGAAGGACGGTACCCGCAAGTGGGTGATGCGCATGGACAACGGCAACAGCGTTGAGACCGTGCTCATTCCCGATGGGGAGCGAGGCACCCTGTGTGTATCGTCGCAGATTGGCTGCAGCCTTGATTGTACTTTCTGTTCTACCGGCAAGCGTGGCTTCAATCGCAACCTGACGGCGGCCGAGGTGATCGGCCAGGTGTGGGTGGCACGCAAGGCGTTCATGCCTTTCGAGCCGGGTCCGGACCGGCCGATCACGAACGTTGTCATGATGGGGATGGGCGAGCCGCTGCTCAATTTCGAGAACGTGGTGGATGCCATGAACCTGATGATGGAGGACCTGGCCTACGGTATCTCCAAGCGCCGGGTAACCCTGAGCACCTCCGGCGTGGTACCGGCCCTGGATCGACTCTCTGAAGTTACCGATGTTTCACTGGCCATCTCGCTTCATGCCCCGAATGATGAGCTGCGTAACAAGCTGGTGCCGCTGAACAAGAAATACCCGATTTCAGAGCTGTTGGCGGCGACCAAGCGCTATTTTGCAAGGCTGCCTGACAAGCGGAAGGCAACCATTGAATACACCGTGATTGAGGGGGTGAATGATCAGCCCGAGCATGCGCGCGAACTCGCGGTGCTTCTGCGAGATCTTCCCTGCAAGATCAACCTGATCCCCTTCAATCCGTTCCCGGAAAGCGATTTCAGGCGGCCCAGCATGAACGCGACACGGCGGTTCCAGGCGGTTCTTAACGAGGCGGGCTACATCACCACCATCCGGACGACCCGGGGCGATGACATCGATGCTGCTTGCGGTCAGCTTGTTGGCAGGGTGGAAGACCGCACCCGAAGAAGCCAGAGGTATATCCAGGTTCAGCAGGTCAATCCCTGA
- the pilW gene encoding type IV pilus biogenesis/stability protein PilW: MLLTLVVTGCVTTTDSRFAREADREEALENYVTLATAYIGQGNLDRARHHLDRALKLDSDYPGARAAMGLVYNSEGEPELAEKNFRQAIAEDPGYTRARVYYGAFLFGQGRMSDAREQFLAAARDTSYQDRGSVFFNLGMTQERLGELDEAATSYRRAVELTRGDARPLLALSRVSVELGNFDDAARYYSRLLSMMQRNPRLVHSPESLLTGIRIARHFSDRDQEASLVLQLRNNYPESVEYQQYKVLISNGN; encoded by the coding sequence ATGCTGCTGACCCTCGTTGTCACAGGCTGCGTTACTACTACAGACAGTCGGTTTGCCCGGGAGGCTGATCGAGAGGAAGCACTGGAGAATTACGTCACCCTGGCTACAGCGTATATCGGCCAGGGTAACCTCGACCGGGCCCGTCACCATCTGGACCGGGCCCTGAAACTGGACTCCGATTACCCTGGCGCCAGGGCGGCCATGGGGCTGGTGTACAATTCCGAGGGTGAACCGGAGCTGGCTGAGAAAAATTTCCGACAGGCCATCGCGGAAGACCCAGGTTACACCCGGGCCCGGGTCTACTACGGAGCTTTCCTGTTCGGGCAGGGGCGTATGTCAGATGCAAGGGAGCAGTTTCTTGCTGCGGCACGGGATACATCCTACCAGGACCGTGGGTCGGTGTTTTTCAATCTGGGTATGACCCAGGAGCGCCTCGGTGAACTGGACGAAGCCGCTACATCCTATCGCCGGGCGGTGGAGCTCACCCGTGGGGACGCCCGGCCTCTGCTGGCGCTCTCGCGGGTCTCGGTAGAGCTGGGAAACTTCGATGATGCCGCCCGCTATTATTCGCGCCTGCTATCGATGATGCAGCGCAACCCGCGGCTGGTGCACTCGCCGGAGAGCCTGCTCACTGGTATCCGTATCGCTCGCCACTTCAGCGATCGTGACCAGGAGGCGAGTCTGGTGCTCCAGCTCAGGAACAACTATCCGGAGTCAGTTGAATACCAACAATACAAGGTGCTGATTTCTAATGGCAACTGA
- a CDS encoding RodZ domain-containing protein, giving the protein MATEENEQPVAREPVGQQLQKAREQAGLSVSDIARAQHLRPSVIQAIEAGDHSKIDSELFLKGYVRAYAKQVGLDADAVIANLDQELEPLRVQKEQEQEANPLVDIERRRRRKRQLAKVLFLLVVLGVASYLVFSFVLPQDGSDVTSPEAMSEPQSSVVDPGEGEAAGSGSAESASEPVADSPSAQSDLMASESASEFPAQETAVSEEPEASASTAVEVSAVDSTIDIQSTAEEEAPAEEMQAEEAPVSEPIPQVVQSPEPVLEDPNGFGEASDSGRLQIVFNGDCWVQVSDSTGNRLVNSLQRDGDRIDVTGAAPLRVVIGAVDAVESIRFEGEPVDIDGFRVVNNRTEFTLTL; this is encoded by the coding sequence ATGGCAACTGAAGAAAATGAACAGCCGGTCGCCAGGGAGCCGGTAGGTCAGCAATTACAGAAGGCTCGCGAACAGGCGGGCCTCAGTGTGAGCGACATCGCCCGCGCCCAGCACCTGCGGCCGTCGGTGATCCAGGCCATCGAAGCGGGCGATCACAGCAAAATTGACAGTGAACTCTTTCTCAAAGGGTATGTCAGGGCCTACGCGAAGCAGGTTGGTCTCGACGCCGACGCGGTGATTGCCAATCTGGACCAAGAACTGGAGCCATTGCGTGTCCAGAAGGAGCAGGAACAGGAAGCCAACCCGCTGGTGGATATTGAACGTCGCAGACGTCGAAAGCGCCAGCTTGCCAAGGTGCTGTTTTTATTAGTGGTTCTTGGGGTTGCGAGCTATCTGGTGTTTTCCTTTGTGTTGCCTCAGGACGGCTCTGATGTGACGTCACCGGAAGCGATGTCCGAGCCGCAGTCTTCTGTGGTCGACCCGGGCGAGGGTGAGGCCGCGGGTAGCGGTAGTGCTGAGTCGGCTTCAGAGCCGGTCGCGGATTCGCCATCGGCCCAGTCGGACTTGATGGCGTCGGAGTCTGCGTCCGAGTTCCCGGCACAGGAAACCGCAGTAAGCGAGGAGCCTGAGGCTTCTGCCAGTACAGCGGTTGAAGTGAGCGCGGTGGATTCGACGATCGATATCCAGTCCACTGCCGAAGAAGAAGCGCCGGCCGAAGAAATGCAGGCGGAGGAAGCACCGGTGTCTGAGCCGATTCCTCAGGTCGTGCAGAGTCCCGAGCCGGTGCTGGAAGACCCGAACGGGTTTGGTGAAGCCTCGGATTCCGGTCGGCTTCAGATCGTGTTTAATGGCGATTGCTGGGTTCAGGTCAGTGACTCGACCGGCAATCGACTGGTGAATTCCCTTCAGCGGGACGGTGACCGGATTGATGTAACCGGCGCGGCGCCGCTGAGGGTTGTCATTGGCGCGGTTGATGCGGTTGAATCCATTCGTTTTGAGGGTGAACCGGTGGATATCGACGGGTTCCGGGTTGTTAATAACCGGACAGAATTTACCCTGACGCTCTGA